One genomic segment of Vespa velutina chromosome 10, iVesVel2.1, whole genome shotgun sequence includes these proteins:
- the LOC124951979 gene encoding hormone receptor 4 isoform X6: protein MTLTSSPCELDNMSLFQDLKLKRRKVDSRCSSDGESMADTSTLSPDANMPGSPDCPMVKVKSEYVLGSPSPGTPRDPLRVTAISGGGGGGGSNGGGAGSAGGGGGGGAQELRETTCSDRASPDSVFPDAGSMVGFRVIEEQQQQHHHQQQQQQQQQQQQQHHHQQQQQQQQQQQQQQQRSSTPAPNRSSPYSPVQAVSTTPMPLEPSSRSESPDKGDLSSIQMKEESDNSVFDGGGGGGGGGGGGGGSGGSGGSNSGVRTDTSSQPSHRNSPSSQYNPNQSMSPTGSSAHVSQQQQQQPQQASPRARAPSVPPHLLAHHQFWSQNSGVQGFATQRLLNGVISSAVSYGQNVATVSTSSCTTSSSSTGTGNSGGGTSGSTGATTTASSCEGMKPPAQRPAPAPPRPPPTVIMGEIGGVRTMIWSTPPLDPVPPPAASWTATAAAASCSSSEESAAQLLLNLGQESRGKPPSVSYSSGPPLNMERLWAGDLTQLPAAQQMQALNLTASGSSQPWVRNGGVVKSEAASQSMSVAPPAPPLPPQEHEEDETPMICMICEDKATGLHYGIITCEGCKGFFKRTVQNRRVYTCVAEGGCEITKAQRNRCQYCRFKKCIEQGMVLQAVREDRMPGGRNSGAVYNLYKVKYKKHKKSNKGSGMSGGNMGGMGGGGNVGGVNGSGSLGANKGTMGPTMLDKHMVAAAAAHHSQQQHAQLAGSFLHHHKISSGDPLNSQPTPSHPSHPAHSGHLVNGTILKTALTNPSEVVHLRQRLDNAVSSSRDRAFPLDATLAMIQTLIDCDEFQDIATLRNLDELLDHKSDLSEKLCQIGDSIVYKLVQWTKRLPFYLELPVEVHTRLLTHKWHELLVLTTSAYQAMHGQHKFTNVASDETGVDFMQEVSNNMYTLQTCLTSMMGRPITMDQLRQDVGLMVEKITYVTLMFRRVRLRMEEYVCLKVITMLSQARGGTLELEQIQERYMSCLRSFVEHSAPQQPGRFHDLLVRLPEVQSAAALLLESKMFYVPFLLNSAIQR, encoded by the exons ATGACCCTTACGAGCAGCCCGTGTGAGCTAGACAACATGAGCTTGTTTCAAGACCTCAAgttgaaaaggagaaaggtcGACTCCCGATGTAGTAGCGACG GGGAGAGCATGGCGGATACCTCGACCCTGTCACCAGACGCCAACATGCCAGGCTCGCCGGATTGTCCTATGGTCAAAGTGAAGAGCGAGTACGTCCTGGGCAGCCCGAGTCCAGGAACACCTCGAGATCCTTTGCGAGTCACTGCCattagtggtggtggtggaggtggaggaagtAATGGCGGAGGTGCAGGAAGTgctggaggaggaggtggaggaggtgcTCAGGAATTACGCGAAACAACGTGCTCGGATCGTGCTTCGCCTGATTCGGTCTTCCCAGATGCTGGAAGCATGGTGGGATTTAGGGTTATCGAggaacaacagcagcaacaccatcaccagcagcagcagcagcagcaacagcaacagcagcagcaacatcatcaccagcagcagcaacagcagcagcagcagcagcagcagcagcagcaacgtTCCAGCACACCAGCACCAAACAGATCCTCACCTTATTCACCCGTTCAAGCTGTTTCCACGACACCAATGCCTCTAGAACCGTCCTCAAGGAGCGAAAGTCCCGATAAAGGTGATCTTTCATCTATCCAAATGAAAGAGGAATCTGACAATTCGGTCTTCGACGGTGGAGgcggtggaggtggtggtggtggtggtggcggaggCAGCGGCGGCAGTGGTGGAAGTAATTCCGGCGTTCGTACGGACACATCCAGCCAGCCTAGTCACCGGAATAGTCCGTCGTCGCAATACAATCCAAACCAGAGTATGAGCCCTACTGGTAGTTCGGCTCACGTCTctcaacagcagcagcaacagccgCAACAAGCATCGCCAAGGGCGCGAGCGCCATCGGTACCGCCTCATCTCCTGGCTCATCATCAATTCTGGTCACAAAATTCCGGCGTACAGGGATTTGCCACGCAAAGGCTATTGAACGGCGTAATAAGTAGTGCCGTTAGTTATGGACAAAATGTTGCGACGGTTTCCACCAGTAGCTGCACTACTTCTAGTAGTAGTACGGGAACTGGTAATAGCGGTGGTGGAACTTCCGGAAGTACGGGGGCAACCACAACGGCGTCTTCGT GCGAAGGAATGAAGCCACCGGCTCAAAGACCAGCCCCAGCACCACCCAGACCACCGCCCACGGTGATCATGGGAGAAATTGGTGGCGTTAGGACGATGATATGGTCAACGCCACCTTTGGATCCTGTACCACCACCCGCGGCCTCGTGGACCGCCACAGCCGCGGCTGCCTCTTGTTCCTCTTCCGAGGAATCAGCGGCACAACTTCTCCTAAACCTCGGACAAGAGTCCAGAGGGAAACCACCTTCCGTTTCCTATTCGTCCGGACCACCCCTCAACATGGAGAGGCTATGGGCCGGCGATTTAACGCAACTGCCGGCTGCCCAGCAGATGCAAGCCCTCAATCTCACGGCATCAGGCTCCAGTCAGCCTTGGGTGAGAAACGGCGGGGTCGTCAAGTCCGAGGCGGCCTCGCAATCAATGTCGGTCGCACCACCTGCCCCACCGTTACCGCCTCAGGAACACGAGGAAGACGAAACGCCCATGATCTGCATGATCTGTGAGGATAAAGCCACGGGTTTACATTATGGCATTATCACGTGCGAAGG GTGCAAAGGTTTCTTCAAAAGGACTGTACAAAATAGGCGGGTGTATACGTGTGTAGCAGAAGGTGGCTGCGAAATCACAAAGGCACAGAGAAACAGGTGTCAGTACTGCCGTTTTAAAAAGTGTATCGAACAGGGTATGGTCCTGCAAGCCGTTAGAGAAGACCGGATGCCTGGCGGAAGAAATTCCGGTGCGGtctataatctttataag GTTAAATACAAGAAGCATAAGAAGAGCAACAAAGGAAGTGGGATGAGCGGTGGGAACATGGGTGGCATGGGTGGCGGTGGTAACGTTGGTGGTGTGAACGGGTCGGGATCCCTTGGTGCCAATAAAGGTACCATGGGCCCGACGATGTTAGACAAACACATGGTAGCAGCTGCGGCTGCACATCATAGTCAGCAACAGCACGCACAGCTCGCTGGTAGCTTCCTTCATCATCATAAAATTTCGTCGGGCGATCCGCTCAACTCGCAACCTACTCCCAGCCATCCAAGTCACCCTGCCCATTCGGGCCACCTCGTCAATGGAACGATCCTGAAGACTGCTTTGACCAACCCTTCTGag gTGGTACATTTACGGCAGAGGCTAGATAACGCCGTTAGTAGTTCGAGGGATAGAGCATTTCCTTTGGACGCGACCCTCGCTATGATTCAAACGCTCATAGATTGCGACGAGTTCCAAGATATTGCTACGTTAAgg AACTTGGACGAGCTGCTGGACCATAAATCAGATTTAAGTGAGAAGCTGTGTCAAATAGGAGACAGCATAGTGTACAAGTTGGTGCAGTGGACCAAAAGGTTACCGTTTTACCTTGAGCTGCCGGTTGAAGTTCACACGAGGCTGCTCACTCACAAGTGGCACGAACTCCTCGTGCTGACCACCTCCGCTTATCAGGCGATGCACGGTCAGCATAAGTTCACCAATGTGGCCTCGGATGAGACGGGCGTGGATTTTATGCAAGAA GTTTCCAACAACATGTATACGCTGCAAACGTGCCTAACTAGCATGATGGGCAGACCGATAACCATGGACCAATTACGGCAAGACGTAGGGCTCATGGTAGAAAAAATAACTTATGTCACGCTTATGTTCAGGCGAGTAAGGCTACGGATGGAGGAATATGTCTGTCTAAAAGTGATCACCATGCTCTCGCAAg CACGAGGAGGTACACTGGAGTTAGAACAGATACAAGAACGGTACATGAGCTGTCTGCGAAGTTTCGTCGAACACAGTGCACCACAGCAACCAGGTCGATTTCACGATCTTCTCGTCAGGTTGCCGGAA GTACAATCAGCGGCAGCTCTACTTCTCGAGAGTAAAATGTTCTACGTTCCTTTCCTATTGAACTCAGCAATTCAAagatag
- the LOC124951979 gene encoding hormone receptor 4 isoform X1, which translates to MTFPIENNVSIATRHHLLGENWNPWNMDYNRMLRGTTYQRFSMYTYPYNPYNNNNYYYYDYTTCDSYYNLRHNFRFPLNFDSYTMFDHYYKTLDSKNVYPTIFDSPVSLGSAGSPLGIQPADAPSPINFPAPGESMADTSTLSPDANMPGSPDCPMVKVKSEYVLGSPSPGTPRDPLRVTAISGGGGGGGSNGGGAGSAGGGGGGGAQELRETTCSDRASPDSVFPDAGSMVGFRVIEEQQQQHHHQQQQQQQQQQQQQHHHQQQQQQQQQQQQQQQRSSTPAPNRSSPYSPVQAVSTTPMPLEPSSRSESPDKGDLSSIQMKEESDNSVFDGGGGGGGGGGGGGGSGGSGGSNSGVRTDTSSQPSHRNSPSSQYNPNQSMSPTGSSAHVSQQQQQQPQQASPRARAPSVPPHLLAHHQFWSQNSGVQGFATQRLLNGVISSAVSYGQNVATVSTSSCTTSSSSTGTGNSGGGTSGSTGATTTASSCEGMKPPAQRPAPAPPRPPPTVIMGEIGGVRTMIWSTPPLDPVPPPAASWTATAAAASCSSSEESAAQLLLNLGQESRGKPPSVSYSSGPPLNMERLWAGDLTQLPAAQQMQALNLTASGSSQPWVRNGGVVKSEAASQSMSVAPPAPPLPPQEHEEDETPMICMICEDKATGLHYGIITCEGCKGFFKRTVQNRRVYTCVAEGGCEITKAQRNRCQYCRFKKCIEQGMVLQAVREDRMPGGRNSGAVYNLYKVKYKKHKKSNKGSGMSGGNMGGMGGGGNVGGVNGSGSLGANKGTMGPTMLDKHMVAAAAAHHSQQQHAQLAGSFLHHHKISSGDPLNSQPTPSHPSHPAHSGHLVNGTILKTALTNPSEVVHLRQRLDNAVSSSRDRAFPLDATLAMIQTLIDCDEFQDIATLRNLDELLDHKSDLSEKLCQIGDSIVYKLVQWTKRLPFYLELPVEVHTRLLTHKWHELLVLTTSAYQAMHGQHKFTNVASDETGVDFMQEVSNNMYTLQTCLTSMMGRPITMDQLRQDVGLMVEKITYVTLMFRRVRLRMEEYVCLKVITMLSQARGGTLELEQIQERYMSCLRSFVEHSAPQQPGRFHDLLVRLPEVQSAAALLLESKMFYVPFLLNSAIQR; encoded by the exons atgacATTTCCAATAGAAAATAACGTATCTATCGCAACGAGACACCATTTGCTTGGAGAAAATTGGAATCCATGGAACATGGATTACAATAGAATGCTACGTGGTACGACTTATCAAAGATTTTCGATGTATACGTACCCATATAAcccgtataataataataattattattattatgattataccACTTGCGATAGTTATTACAATTTACGGCATAACTTTCGATTCCCATTGAATTTCGACTCGTACACAATGTTCGATCATTATTACAAGACATTGGATTCGAAGAACGTCTACCCAACGATCTTCG ACTCCCCGGTATCCCTCGGATCAGCAGGCTCGCCGCTCGGGATCCAGCCGGCGGACGCACCTTCACCCATAAACTTTCCTGCTCCAGGGGAGAGCATGGCGGATACCTCGACCCTGTCACCAGACGCCAACATGCCAGGCTCGCCGGATTGTCCTATGGTCAAAGTGAAGAGCGAGTACGTCCTGGGCAGCCCGAGTCCAGGAACACCTCGAGATCCTTTGCGAGTCACTGCCattagtggtggtggtggaggtggaggaagtAATGGCGGAGGTGCAGGAAGTgctggaggaggaggtggaggaggtgcTCAGGAATTACGCGAAACAACGTGCTCGGATCGTGCTTCGCCTGATTCGGTCTTCCCAGATGCTGGAAGCATGGTGGGATTTAGGGTTATCGAggaacaacagcagcaacaccatcaccagcagcagcagcagcagcaacagcaacagcagcagcaacatcatcaccagcagcagcaacagcagcagcagcagcagcagcagcagcagcaacgtTCCAGCACACCAGCACCAAACAGATCCTCACCTTATTCACCCGTTCAAGCTGTTTCCACGACACCAATGCCTCTAGAACCGTCCTCAAGGAGCGAAAGTCCCGATAAAGGTGATCTTTCATCTATCCAAATGAAAGAGGAATCTGACAATTCGGTCTTCGACGGTGGAGgcggtggaggtggtggtggtggtggtggcggaggCAGCGGCGGCAGTGGTGGAAGTAATTCCGGCGTTCGTACGGACACATCCAGCCAGCCTAGTCACCGGAATAGTCCGTCGTCGCAATACAATCCAAACCAGAGTATGAGCCCTACTGGTAGTTCGGCTCACGTCTctcaacagcagcagcaacagccgCAACAAGCATCGCCAAGGGCGCGAGCGCCATCGGTACCGCCTCATCTCCTGGCTCATCATCAATTCTGGTCACAAAATTCCGGCGTACAGGGATTTGCCACGCAAAGGCTATTGAACGGCGTAATAAGTAGTGCCGTTAGTTATGGACAAAATGTTGCGACGGTTTCCACCAGTAGCTGCACTACTTCTAGTAGTAGTACGGGAACTGGTAATAGCGGTGGTGGAACTTCCGGAAGTACGGGGGCAACCACAACGGCGTCTTCGT GCGAAGGAATGAAGCCACCGGCTCAAAGACCAGCCCCAGCACCACCCAGACCACCGCCCACGGTGATCATGGGAGAAATTGGTGGCGTTAGGACGATGATATGGTCAACGCCACCTTTGGATCCTGTACCACCACCCGCGGCCTCGTGGACCGCCACAGCCGCGGCTGCCTCTTGTTCCTCTTCCGAGGAATCAGCGGCACAACTTCTCCTAAACCTCGGACAAGAGTCCAGAGGGAAACCACCTTCCGTTTCCTATTCGTCCGGACCACCCCTCAACATGGAGAGGCTATGGGCCGGCGATTTAACGCAACTGCCGGCTGCCCAGCAGATGCAAGCCCTCAATCTCACGGCATCAGGCTCCAGTCAGCCTTGGGTGAGAAACGGCGGGGTCGTCAAGTCCGAGGCGGCCTCGCAATCAATGTCGGTCGCACCACCTGCCCCACCGTTACCGCCTCAGGAACACGAGGAAGACGAAACGCCCATGATCTGCATGATCTGTGAGGATAAAGCCACGGGTTTACATTATGGCATTATCACGTGCGAAGG GTGCAAAGGTTTCTTCAAAAGGACTGTACAAAATAGGCGGGTGTATACGTGTGTAGCAGAAGGTGGCTGCGAAATCACAAAGGCACAGAGAAACAGGTGTCAGTACTGCCGTTTTAAAAAGTGTATCGAACAGGGTATGGTCCTGCAAGCCGTTAGAGAAGACCGGATGCCTGGCGGAAGAAATTCCGGTGCGGtctataatctttataag GTTAAATACAAGAAGCATAAGAAGAGCAACAAAGGAAGTGGGATGAGCGGTGGGAACATGGGTGGCATGGGTGGCGGTGGTAACGTTGGTGGTGTGAACGGGTCGGGATCCCTTGGTGCCAATAAAGGTACCATGGGCCCGACGATGTTAGACAAACACATGGTAGCAGCTGCGGCTGCACATCATAGTCAGCAACAGCACGCACAGCTCGCTGGTAGCTTCCTTCATCATCATAAAATTTCGTCGGGCGATCCGCTCAACTCGCAACCTACTCCCAGCCATCCAAGTCACCCTGCCCATTCGGGCCACCTCGTCAATGGAACGATCCTGAAGACTGCTTTGACCAACCCTTCTGag gTGGTACATTTACGGCAGAGGCTAGATAACGCCGTTAGTAGTTCGAGGGATAGAGCATTTCCTTTGGACGCGACCCTCGCTATGATTCAAACGCTCATAGATTGCGACGAGTTCCAAGATATTGCTACGTTAAgg AACTTGGACGAGCTGCTGGACCATAAATCAGATTTAAGTGAGAAGCTGTGTCAAATAGGAGACAGCATAGTGTACAAGTTGGTGCAGTGGACCAAAAGGTTACCGTTTTACCTTGAGCTGCCGGTTGAAGTTCACACGAGGCTGCTCACTCACAAGTGGCACGAACTCCTCGTGCTGACCACCTCCGCTTATCAGGCGATGCACGGTCAGCATAAGTTCACCAATGTGGCCTCGGATGAGACGGGCGTGGATTTTATGCAAGAA GTTTCCAACAACATGTATACGCTGCAAACGTGCCTAACTAGCATGATGGGCAGACCGATAACCATGGACCAATTACGGCAAGACGTAGGGCTCATGGTAGAAAAAATAACTTATGTCACGCTTATGTTCAGGCGAGTAAGGCTACGGATGGAGGAATATGTCTGTCTAAAAGTGATCACCATGCTCTCGCAAg CACGAGGAGGTACACTGGAGTTAGAACAGATACAAGAACGGTACATGAGCTGTCTGCGAAGTTTCGTCGAACACAGTGCACCACAGCAACCAGGTCGATTTCACGATCTTCTCGTCAGGTTGCCGGAA GTACAATCAGCGGCAGCTCTACTTCTCGAGAGTAAAATGTTCTACGTTCCTTTCCTATTGAACTCAGCAATTCAAagatag
- the LOC124951979 gene encoding hormone receptor 4 isoform X2 has protein sequence MTFPIENNVSIATRHHLLGENWNPWNMDYNRMLRGTTYQRFSMYTYPYNPYNNNNYYYYDYTTCDSYYNLRHNFRFPLNFDSYTMFDHYYKTLDSKNVYPTIFGESMADTSTLSPDANMPGSPDCPMVKVKSEYVLGSPSPGTPRDPLRVTAISGGGGGGGSNGGGAGSAGGGGGGGAQELRETTCSDRASPDSVFPDAGSMVGFRVIEEQQQQHHHQQQQQQQQQQQQQHHHQQQQQQQQQQQQQQQRSSTPAPNRSSPYSPVQAVSTTPMPLEPSSRSESPDKGDLSSIQMKEESDNSVFDGGGGGGGGGGGGGGSGGSGGSNSGVRTDTSSQPSHRNSPSSQYNPNQSMSPTGSSAHVSQQQQQQPQQASPRARAPSVPPHLLAHHQFWSQNSGVQGFATQRLLNGVISSAVSYGQNVATVSTSSCTTSSSSTGTGNSGGGTSGSTGATTTASSCEGMKPPAQRPAPAPPRPPPTVIMGEIGGVRTMIWSTPPLDPVPPPAASWTATAAAASCSSSEESAAQLLLNLGQESRGKPPSVSYSSGPPLNMERLWAGDLTQLPAAQQMQALNLTASGSSQPWVRNGGVVKSEAASQSMSVAPPAPPLPPQEHEEDETPMICMICEDKATGLHYGIITCEGCKGFFKRTVQNRRVYTCVAEGGCEITKAQRNRCQYCRFKKCIEQGMVLQAVREDRMPGGRNSGAVYNLYKVKYKKHKKSNKGSGMSGGNMGGMGGGGNVGGVNGSGSLGANKGTMGPTMLDKHMVAAAAAHHSQQQHAQLAGSFLHHHKISSGDPLNSQPTPSHPSHPAHSGHLVNGTILKTALTNPSEVVHLRQRLDNAVSSSRDRAFPLDATLAMIQTLIDCDEFQDIATLRNLDELLDHKSDLSEKLCQIGDSIVYKLVQWTKRLPFYLELPVEVHTRLLTHKWHELLVLTTSAYQAMHGQHKFTNVASDETGVDFMQEVSNNMYTLQTCLTSMMGRPITMDQLRQDVGLMVEKITYVTLMFRRVRLRMEEYVCLKVITMLSQARGGTLELEQIQERYMSCLRSFVEHSAPQQPGRFHDLLVRLPEVQSAAALLLESKMFYVPFLLNSAIQR, from the exons atgacATTTCCAATAGAAAATAACGTATCTATCGCAACGAGACACCATTTGCTTGGAGAAAATTGGAATCCATGGAACATGGATTACAATAGAATGCTACGTGGTACGACTTATCAAAGATTTTCGATGTATACGTACCCATATAAcccgtataataataataattattattattatgattataccACTTGCGATAGTTATTACAATTTACGGCATAACTTTCGATTCCCATTGAATTTCGACTCGTACACAATGTTCGATCATTATTACAAGACATTGGATTCGAAGAACGTCTACCCAACGATCTTCG GGGAGAGCATGGCGGATACCTCGACCCTGTCACCAGACGCCAACATGCCAGGCTCGCCGGATTGTCCTATGGTCAAAGTGAAGAGCGAGTACGTCCTGGGCAGCCCGAGTCCAGGAACACCTCGAGATCCTTTGCGAGTCACTGCCattagtggtggtggtggaggtggaggaagtAATGGCGGAGGTGCAGGAAGTgctggaggaggaggtggaggaggtgcTCAGGAATTACGCGAAACAACGTGCTCGGATCGTGCTTCGCCTGATTCGGTCTTCCCAGATGCTGGAAGCATGGTGGGATTTAGGGTTATCGAggaacaacagcagcaacaccatcaccagcagcagcagcagcagcaacagcaacagcagcagcaacatcatcaccagcagcagcaacagcagcagcagcagcagcagcagcagcagcaacgtTCCAGCACACCAGCACCAAACAGATCCTCACCTTATTCACCCGTTCAAGCTGTTTCCACGACACCAATGCCTCTAGAACCGTCCTCAAGGAGCGAAAGTCCCGATAAAGGTGATCTTTCATCTATCCAAATGAAAGAGGAATCTGACAATTCGGTCTTCGACGGTGGAGgcggtggaggtggtggtggtggtggtggcggaggCAGCGGCGGCAGTGGTGGAAGTAATTCCGGCGTTCGTACGGACACATCCAGCCAGCCTAGTCACCGGAATAGTCCGTCGTCGCAATACAATCCAAACCAGAGTATGAGCCCTACTGGTAGTTCGGCTCACGTCTctcaacagcagcagcaacagccgCAACAAGCATCGCCAAGGGCGCGAGCGCCATCGGTACCGCCTCATCTCCTGGCTCATCATCAATTCTGGTCACAAAATTCCGGCGTACAGGGATTTGCCACGCAAAGGCTATTGAACGGCGTAATAAGTAGTGCCGTTAGTTATGGACAAAATGTTGCGACGGTTTCCACCAGTAGCTGCACTACTTCTAGTAGTAGTACGGGAACTGGTAATAGCGGTGGTGGAACTTCCGGAAGTACGGGGGCAACCACAACGGCGTCTTCGT GCGAAGGAATGAAGCCACCGGCTCAAAGACCAGCCCCAGCACCACCCAGACCACCGCCCACGGTGATCATGGGAGAAATTGGTGGCGTTAGGACGATGATATGGTCAACGCCACCTTTGGATCCTGTACCACCACCCGCGGCCTCGTGGACCGCCACAGCCGCGGCTGCCTCTTGTTCCTCTTCCGAGGAATCAGCGGCACAACTTCTCCTAAACCTCGGACAAGAGTCCAGAGGGAAACCACCTTCCGTTTCCTATTCGTCCGGACCACCCCTCAACATGGAGAGGCTATGGGCCGGCGATTTAACGCAACTGCCGGCTGCCCAGCAGATGCAAGCCCTCAATCTCACGGCATCAGGCTCCAGTCAGCCTTGGGTGAGAAACGGCGGGGTCGTCAAGTCCGAGGCGGCCTCGCAATCAATGTCGGTCGCACCACCTGCCCCACCGTTACCGCCTCAGGAACACGAGGAAGACGAAACGCCCATGATCTGCATGATCTGTGAGGATAAAGCCACGGGTTTACATTATGGCATTATCACGTGCGAAGG GTGCAAAGGTTTCTTCAAAAGGACTGTACAAAATAGGCGGGTGTATACGTGTGTAGCAGAAGGTGGCTGCGAAATCACAAAGGCACAGAGAAACAGGTGTCAGTACTGCCGTTTTAAAAAGTGTATCGAACAGGGTATGGTCCTGCAAGCCGTTAGAGAAGACCGGATGCCTGGCGGAAGAAATTCCGGTGCGGtctataatctttataag GTTAAATACAAGAAGCATAAGAAGAGCAACAAAGGAAGTGGGATGAGCGGTGGGAACATGGGTGGCATGGGTGGCGGTGGTAACGTTGGTGGTGTGAACGGGTCGGGATCCCTTGGTGCCAATAAAGGTACCATGGGCCCGACGATGTTAGACAAACACATGGTAGCAGCTGCGGCTGCACATCATAGTCAGCAACAGCACGCACAGCTCGCTGGTAGCTTCCTTCATCATCATAAAATTTCGTCGGGCGATCCGCTCAACTCGCAACCTACTCCCAGCCATCCAAGTCACCCTGCCCATTCGGGCCACCTCGTCAATGGAACGATCCTGAAGACTGCTTTGACCAACCCTTCTGag gTGGTACATTTACGGCAGAGGCTAGATAACGCCGTTAGTAGTTCGAGGGATAGAGCATTTCCTTTGGACGCGACCCTCGCTATGATTCAAACGCTCATAGATTGCGACGAGTTCCAAGATATTGCTACGTTAAgg AACTTGGACGAGCTGCTGGACCATAAATCAGATTTAAGTGAGAAGCTGTGTCAAATAGGAGACAGCATAGTGTACAAGTTGGTGCAGTGGACCAAAAGGTTACCGTTTTACCTTGAGCTGCCGGTTGAAGTTCACACGAGGCTGCTCACTCACAAGTGGCACGAACTCCTCGTGCTGACCACCTCCGCTTATCAGGCGATGCACGGTCAGCATAAGTTCACCAATGTGGCCTCGGATGAGACGGGCGTGGATTTTATGCAAGAA GTTTCCAACAACATGTATACGCTGCAAACGTGCCTAACTAGCATGATGGGCAGACCGATAACCATGGACCAATTACGGCAAGACGTAGGGCTCATGGTAGAAAAAATAACTTATGTCACGCTTATGTTCAGGCGAGTAAGGCTACGGATGGAGGAATATGTCTGTCTAAAAGTGATCACCATGCTCTCGCAAg CACGAGGAGGTACACTGGAGTTAGAACAGATACAAGAACGGTACATGAGCTGTCTGCGAAGTTTCGTCGAACACAGTGCACCACAGCAACCAGGTCGATTTCACGATCTTCTCGTCAGGTTGCCGGAA GTACAATCAGCGGCAGCTCTACTTCTCGAGAGTAAAATGTTCTACGTTCCTTTCCTATTGAACTCAGCAATTCAAagatag